The proteins below come from a single Isoptericola dokdonensis DS-3 genomic window:
- a CDS encoding DoxX family membrane protein, with protein sequence MLLRRLARPLLAVPFVYDGLSAALRPTEHTDAARQGADTVTRTLGLDPLDDTQVSLLVRAHGAATVVAGLLLAVGRAPRTAALTLAALTAPLAVVNQPFTAKGDERKERTAKFVRNLGSVGAAVIAGIDLEGRPGVTYRIGQKRAAASRSIEHAAERTRLRADVATSSAKRTAKSAAKDAKHVAKDARRAAKSAGKDAKHAVAQARASAEKAAAKLS encoded by the coding sequence ATGCTGCTGCGACGACTTGCCCGCCCCCTGCTGGCCGTCCCGTTCGTGTACGACGGCCTGTCGGCCGCGCTGCGACCGACCGAGCACACCGACGCCGCCCGGCAGGGCGCCGACACGGTGACGCGCACCCTCGGCCTCGACCCGCTCGACGACACGCAGGTCTCCCTGCTGGTCCGCGCGCACGGCGCCGCCACGGTGGTCGCCGGGCTGCTGCTCGCCGTCGGGCGGGCACCCCGCACCGCCGCGCTGACGCTCGCCGCGCTCACCGCACCGCTCGCCGTCGTCAACCAGCCGTTCACGGCCAAGGGTGACGAGCGCAAGGAGAGGACGGCGAAGTTCGTCCGCAACCTGGGATCCGTGGGGGCCGCCGTCATCGCCGGCATCGACCTCGAGGGCCGTCCCGGGGTCACGTACCGGATCGGGCAGAAGCGGGCCGCGGCGAGCCGGTCGATCGAGCACGCGGCGGAGCGGACCCGGCTGCGGGCCGACGTGGCCACGTCGTCGGCGAAGCGGACCGCGAAGTCGGCGGCCAAGGATGCCAAGCACGTCGCGAAGGATGCGCGGCGTGCGGCGAAGTCCGCCGGGAAGGACGCGAAGCACGCCGTCGCGCAGGCACGGGCGTCGGCCGAGAAGGCGGCCGCGAAGCTCTCGTGA
- a CDS encoding helix-turn-helix domain-containing protein, protein MIRKVAAVVVPGVAPFELGIAYEVFGIDRSATGGPSFDFTLCTPDPGPVMTKGGFPVVVDAGLDAADDADVLVVVAYDLLDAEDRVTVPAALLDTVRRAHERGAWILSLCTGAFVLGEAGLLDGRRCTTHWMYTARLAAAVPTADVDPDVLYVQDGKILTSAGTAAGIDAALHLLRTELGGQITRNVARRMVVPPQRDGGQAQFVVDPVPDDATSLRELLDWMRAHLAEPHTVPALARRAMLSERTFARRFRAETGTTPAAWLVRQRVARAQELIEGTTASVDEIADAVGFGSAAVLRHHFHRVLRTSPTTYRRRFADVAS, encoded by the coding sequence ATGATCCGCAAGGTCGCCGCCGTCGTCGTCCCCGGCGTCGCTCCGTTCGAGCTCGGCATCGCCTACGAGGTGTTCGGGATCGACCGCAGCGCCACCGGTGGTCCCTCCTTCGACTTCACCCTCTGCACCCCCGACCCGGGCCCCGTCATGACCAAGGGCGGGTTCCCCGTGGTGGTCGACGCCGGCCTCGACGCCGCCGACGACGCCGACGTCCTCGTCGTCGTCGCCTACGACCTCCTCGACGCCGAGGACCGCGTCACCGTCCCGGCGGCCCTCCTCGACACCGTCCGCCGCGCCCACGAGCGCGGCGCCTGGATCCTGTCGCTGTGCACCGGCGCGTTCGTGCTCGGGGAGGCCGGGCTGCTCGACGGCCGCCGCTGCACCACCCACTGGATGTACACCGCACGCCTCGCCGCCGCCGTCCCCACCGCCGACGTCGACCCCGACGTCCTCTACGTCCAGGACGGCAAGATCCTCACCAGCGCCGGGACCGCCGCCGGCATCGACGCCGCCCTGCACCTGCTGCGCACCGAGCTCGGCGGGCAGATCACCCGGAACGTCGCCCGGCGGATGGTCGTCCCGCCGCAGCGCGACGGCGGGCAGGCGCAGTTCGTCGTCGACCCCGTGCCCGACGACGCCACCTCCCTGCGCGAGCTGCTCGACTGGATGCGGGCGCACCTCGCCGAACCCCACACCGTGCCCGCCCTCGCCCGCCGCGCCATGCTCTCCGAGCGCACCTTCGCCCGCCGCTTCCGCGCCGAGACCGGCACCACCCCCGCCGCCTGGCTCGTCCGCCAGCGCGTCGCCCGCGCCCAGGAGCTCATCGAGGGCACCACCGCGTCCGTCGACGAGATCGCCGACGCCGTCGGGTTCGGCAGCGCCGCCGTCCTGCGGCACCACTTCCACCGCGTCCTGCGCACCAGCCCGACGACGTACCGGCGCCGCTTCGCCGACGTCGCCTCCTGA